ACCGAGCAGGCCCACCTGATGCTCGGCGTCCCCGGGATCCCGCGGCACGACCCCCGGCGCAGCGCGCTGGGCGTGCTCAACACCGCGCTCGGCGGCGGGCCCAGCTCGCGGCTGTTCCAGCAGGTCCGGGAGCAGCGCGGGCTGGCGTACTCGGTGTACTCGGGCCTGTCGACCTACACCGACGCCGGCATCCTGTCGGTCTACGCCGGCTGCGCCCCCGACCGGCTCGACGAGGTGGCCACGGTGGTCCGCGACGTCCTCGCCGACGTCGCCGCGCACGGGCTCACCCCGGCCGAGGTGGTCCGGGCGCAGGGCAACCTGCGCGGCGGGCTGGTGCTCGGGCTGGAGGACACGCCGTCGCGGATGAACCGGCTCGGGCGCGCCGAGCTCGACCACGGCCGCCAGCGCAGCATCGCCGAGAGCCTCGACCGGATCGCGGCCGTCACCGTCGACGAGGTCACGGCGGTGGCCGCGGACCTGCTGTCGGTGCCGCTGACGGCCGGGGTGGTCGGCCCCTACGACGACGAGACCGACCTGCCCGACGCGCTGCGCTCACTCGCCTGACCCCCCGGCCTCGGGGCCGGGCCGTGGGATGCTTCCCCCGTGGACCCCGAGACCCTGATCGCGGGCGTGCTGATCGTCGTCGGCATCGCCGGGATCGTGCTGCCGGTGCTGCCCGGGCTGATCCTGGTGCTCGCCGGGATCGCGGTGTGGGCGGTGCCGCGGGGCGACGTCGTCGGCTGGACGGTGCTCGGCCTCGCCGTCGCGATCGTGGTGGCGGGCAGCGTCGCGAAGTACCTGCTCCCCGGACGGCGCCTGCGCGACTCCGGGGTGCCCGGGCGCACGATCGTCGCGGGCGGGGTGCTGGGGGTCGTCGGGTTCTTCGTGATCCCGGTCGTCGGGCTGTTCGTCGGGTTCGTGCTGGGCGTCTACCTGGCCGAGCGGGCGCGGCTGCGCGAGCACGCGCAGGCGTGGCCGTCGACGCGGGGCGCGCTCGCCGCCGTCGGCTGGAGCATCGTCATCGAGCTGCTGACCGGCCTGCTGGCCACCGGGGTGTGGATCGGCGGCCTCGTCCTAGGCTGACCCGCATGACGATCAGGGTGGGTGTCCTCGGCGCGCGCGGGCGGATGGGTGCCGAGGTGTGCCGCGCGGTGACCGCGGCCGACGGGCTGGAGCTGGTGGCGGAGGTCGACGAGGGCGACCCGCTGACGCTGCTCACCGACCACGGCGCGCAGGTGGCCGTCGACTTCACCCACCCCGGCGCGGCGCTCGACAACGTCGCCTTCTGCGTGGCGCACGACATCGCCGCCGTCGTCGGGACGAGCGGGTTCGGCGCCGAGAAGCTCGAGGCCGTCCGCGGCCTGCTCGCCGACCGCGCCGGGCACGTCCTCGTCGCCCCGAACTTCG
This sequence is a window from Pseudonocardia petroleophila. Protein-coding genes within it:
- a CDS encoding DUF456 domain-containing protein — translated: MDPETLIAGVLIVVGIAGIVLPVLPGLILVLAGIAVWAVPRGDVVGWTVLGLAVAIVVAGSVAKYLLPGRRLRDSGVPGRTIVAGGVLGVVGFFVIPVVGLFVGFVLGVYLAERARLREHAQAWPSTRGALAAVGWSIVIELLTGLLATGVWIGGLVLG